One genomic window of Elaeis guineensis isolate ETL-2024a chromosome 2, EG11, whole genome shotgun sequence includes the following:
- the LOC105057174 gene encoding truncated transcription factor CAULIFLOWER A-like isoform X4 → MGRGKVELKRIENKINRQVTFAKRRNGLLKKANELSVLCDAEVALIIFSSSGRRFEFCSCSSVLKTIERYQTYNYAASEVVAPPSETQQNTYQEYAKLKARVEFLQRSHRNLLGEDLDPLSTNELEQLENQVEKSLKQISSAKEQVLQEVNRELKRKLQEAIPYNPLQWSWINGGGNGAGGASDGPCNHESALSEEFFQPLACHPLQVGYHAMHIDQSNKGDMTHNYNSYFPEWM, encoded by the exons ATGGGGAGGGGGAAGGTGGAGCTGAAAAGGAttgagaacaagataaacaggcaGGTTACCTTTGCAAAGCGACGGAACGGATTGCTGAAGAAGGCTAACGAGCTCTCTGTCCTCTGCGACGCCGAGGTCGCCCTCATCATCTTCTCCAGCAGCGGCCGCCGCTTCGAGTTCTGCAGCTGCTCCAG CGTGCTTAAGACAATCGAGAGGTACCAAACATACAACTATGCTGCATCAGAAGTTGTTGCCCCACCAAGCGAGACACAG cagaACACTTATCAGGAATATGCGAAGCTGAAGGCAAGAGTTGAGTTTCTGCAACGTTCGCATAG AAATCTCCTAGGTGAGGACTTGGACCCATTAAGTACAAATGAACTTGAGCAACTTGAGAATCAAGTAGAGAAGTCTTTAAAGCAGATCAGTTCAGCAAag GAACAAGTGTTGCAAGAAGTAAATAGAGAACTAAAAAGAAAG TTACAAGAAGCCATTCCATATAATCCCCTCCAGTGGTCATGGATAAATGGTGGTGGCAATGGTGCTGGTGGTGCATCCGATGGCCCTTGTAATCACGAGTCTGCTCTATCAGAGGAATTCTTCCAGCCATTGGCATGCCACCCTCTACAAGTTGG GTACCATGCCATGCACATAGACCAGTCAAACAAAGGAGATATGACACACAATTATAATAgctactttcctgaatggatgtGA
- the LOC105057174 gene encoding truncated transcription factor CAULIFLOWER A-like isoform X3, with protein sequence MGRGKVELKRIENKINRQVTFAKRRNGLLKKANELSVLCDAEVALIIFSSSGRRFEFCSCSSVLKTIERYQTYNYAASEVVAPPSETQQNTYQEYAKLKARVEFLQRSHRNLLGEDLDPLSTNELEQLENQVEKSLKQISSAKTHLMLDQLYDLKRKEQVLQEVNRELKRKLQEAIPYNPLQWSWINGGGNGAGGASDGPCNHESALSEEFFQPLACHPLQVPCHAHRPVKQRRYDTQL encoded by the exons ATGGGGAGGGGGAAGGTGGAGCTGAAAAGGAttgagaacaagataaacaggcaGGTTACCTTTGCAAAGCGACGGAACGGATTGCTGAAGAAGGCTAACGAGCTCTCTGTCCTCTGCGACGCCGAGGTCGCCCTCATCATCTTCTCCAGCAGCGGCCGCCGCTTCGAGTTCTGCAGCTGCTCCAG CGTGCTTAAGACAATCGAGAGGTACCAAACATACAACTATGCTGCATCAGAAGTTGTTGCCCCACCAAGCGAGACACAG cagaACACTTATCAGGAATATGCGAAGCTGAAGGCAAGAGTTGAGTTTCTGCAACGTTCGCATAG AAATCTCCTAGGTGAGGACTTGGACCCATTAAGTACAAATGAACTTGAGCAACTTGAGAATCAAGTAGAGAAGTCTTTAAAGCAGATCAGTTCAGCAAag ACGCATTTAATGCTTGATCAACTTTATGATCTTAAGAGAAAG GAACAAGTGTTGCAAGAAGTAAATAGAGAACTAAAAAGAAAG TTACAAGAAGCCATTCCATATAATCCCCTCCAGTGGTCATGGATAAATGGTGGTGGCAATGGTGCTGGTGGTGCATCCGATGGCCCTTGTAATCACGAGTCTGCTCTATCAGAGGAATTCTTCCAGCCATTGGCATGCCACCCTCTACAA GTACCATGCCATGCACATAGACCAGTCAAACAAAGGAGATATGACACACAATTATAA
- the LOC105057174 gene encoding truncated transcription factor CAULIFLOWER A-like isoform X1, which translates to MGRGKVELKRIENKINRQVTFAKRRNGLLKKANELSVLCDAEVALIIFSSSGRRFEFCSCSSVLKTIERYQTYNYAASEVVAPPSETQQNTYQEYAKLKARVEFLQRSHRNLLGEDLDPLSTNELEQLENQVEKSLKQISSAKTHLMLDQLYDLKRKEQVLQEVNRELKRKLQEAIPYNPLQWSWINGGGNGAGGASDGPCNHESALSEEFFQPLACHPLQVGYHAMHIDQSNKGDMTHNYNSYFPEWM; encoded by the exons ATGGGGAGGGGGAAGGTGGAGCTGAAAAGGAttgagaacaagataaacaggcaGGTTACCTTTGCAAAGCGACGGAACGGATTGCTGAAGAAGGCTAACGAGCTCTCTGTCCTCTGCGACGCCGAGGTCGCCCTCATCATCTTCTCCAGCAGCGGCCGCCGCTTCGAGTTCTGCAGCTGCTCCAG CGTGCTTAAGACAATCGAGAGGTACCAAACATACAACTATGCTGCATCAGAAGTTGTTGCCCCACCAAGCGAGACACAG cagaACACTTATCAGGAATATGCGAAGCTGAAGGCAAGAGTTGAGTTTCTGCAACGTTCGCATAG AAATCTCCTAGGTGAGGACTTGGACCCATTAAGTACAAATGAACTTGAGCAACTTGAGAATCAAGTAGAGAAGTCTTTAAAGCAGATCAGTTCAGCAAag ACGCATTTAATGCTTGATCAACTTTATGATCTTAAGAGAAAG GAACAAGTGTTGCAAGAAGTAAATAGAGAACTAAAAAGAAAG TTACAAGAAGCCATTCCATATAATCCCCTCCAGTGGTCATGGATAAATGGTGGTGGCAATGGTGCTGGTGGTGCATCCGATGGCCCTTGTAATCACGAGTCTGCTCTATCAGAGGAATTCTTCCAGCCATTGGCATGCCACCCTCTACAAGTTGG GTACCATGCCATGCACATAGACCAGTCAAACAAAGGAGATATGACACACAATTATAATAgctactttcctgaatggatgtGA
- the LOC105057174 gene encoding truncated transcription factor CAULIFLOWER A-like isoform X2 produces MGRGKVELKRIENKINRQVTFAKRRNGLLKKANELSVLCDAEVALIIFSSSGRRFEFCSCSSVLKTIERYQTYNYAASEVVAPPSETQNTYQEYAKLKARVEFLQRSHRNLLGEDLDPLSTNELEQLENQVEKSLKQISSAKTHLMLDQLYDLKRKEQVLQEVNRELKRKLQEAIPYNPLQWSWINGGGNGAGGASDGPCNHESALSEEFFQPLACHPLQVGYHAMHIDQSNKGDMTHNYNSYFPEWM; encoded by the exons ATGGGGAGGGGGAAGGTGGAGCTGAAAAGGAttgagaacaagataaacaggcaGGTTACCTTTGCAAAGCGACGGAACGGATTGCTGAAGAAGGCTAACGAGCTCTCTGTCCTCTGCGACGCCGAGGTCGCCCTCATCATCTTCTCCAGCAGCGGCCGCCGCTTCGAGTTCTGCAGCTGCTCCAG CGTGCTTAAGACAATCGAGAGGTACCAAACATACAACTATGCTGCATCAGAAGTTGTTGCCCCACCAAGCGAGACACAG aACACTTATCAGGAATATGCGAAGCTGAAGGCAAGAGTTGAGTTTCTGCAACGTTCGCATAG AAATCTCCTAGGTGAGGACTTGGACCCATTAAGTACAAATGAACTTGAGCAACTTGAGAATCAAGTAGAGAAGTCTTTAAAGCAGATCAGTTCAGCAAag ACGCATTTAATGCTTGATCAACTTTATGATCTTAAGAGAAAG GAACAAGTGTTGCAAGAAGTAAATAGAGAACTAAAAAGAAAG TTACAAGAAGCCATTCCATATAATCCCCTCCAGTGGTCATGGATAAATGGTGGTGGCAATGGTGCTGGTGGTGCATCCGATGGCCCTTGTAATCACGAGTCTGCTCTATCAGAGGAATTCTTCCAGCCATTGGCATGCCACCCTCTACAAGTTGG GTACCATGCCATGCACATAGACCAGTCAAACAAAGGAGATATGACACACAATTATAATAgctactttcctgaatggatgtGA
- the LOC105057174 gene encoding truncated transcription factor CAULIFLOWER A-like translates to MGRGKVELKRIENKINRQVTFAKRRNGLLKKANELSVLCDAEVALIIFSSSGRRFEFCSCSSVLKTIERYQTYNYAASEVVAPPSETQNTYQEYAKLKARVEFLQRSHRNLLGEDLDPLSTNELEQLENQVEKSLKQISSAKEQVLQEVNRELKRKLQEAIPYNPLQWSWINGGGNGAGGASDGPCNHESALSEEFFQPLACHPLQVGYHAMHIDQSNKGDMTHNYNSYFPEWM, encoded by the exons ATGGGGAGGGGGAAGGTGGAGCTGAAAAGGAttgagaacaagataaacaggcaGGTTACCTTTGCAAAGCGACGGAACGGATTGCTGAAGAAGGCTAACGAGCTCTCTGTCCTCTGCGACGCCGAGGTCGCCCTCATCATCTTCTCCAGCAGCGGCCGCCGCTTCGAGTTCTGCAGCTGCTCCAG CGTGCTTAAGACAATCGAGAGGTACCAAACATACAACTATGCTGCATCAGAAGTTGTTGCCCCACCAAGCGAGACACAG aACACTTATCAGGAATATGCGAAGCTGAAGGCAAGAGTTGAGTTTCTGCAACGTTCGCATAG AAATCTCCTAGGTGAGGACTTGGACCCATTAAGTACAAATGAACTTGAGCAACTTGAGAATCAAGTAGAGAAGTCTTTAAAGCAGATCAGTTCAGCAAag GAACAAGTGTTGCAAGAAGTAAATAGAGAACTAAAAAGAAAG TTACAAGAAGCCATTCCATATAATCCCCTCCAGTGGTCATGGATAAATGGTGGTGGCAATGGTGCTGGTGGTGCATCCGATGGCCCTTGTAATCACGAGTCTGCTCTATCAGAGGAATTCTTCCAGCCATTGGCATGCCACCCTCTACAAGTTGG GTACCATGCCATGCACATAGACCAGTCAAACAAAGGAGATATGACACACAATTATAATAgctactttcctgaatggatgtGA